The Erythrolamprus reginae isolate rEryReg1 chromosome 3, rEryReg1.hap1, whole genome shotgun sequence genome contains a region encoding:
- the GPR88 gene encoding G protein-coupled receptor 88, with the protein MFNTSSFGSSWSSGPLQLFLCREDSLGIRLPLSLLYLLLAISGTLSNFMVIYMVFTSRKLRITSNAFIVNGCIADLCVCGFWMPQEAMEGLLPSGSPTAHSESYRLFQISLVALGLFVSLLSHLLVALNRYMLITKPHIVYQAVYQRKHTTWMIGLTWIFALLLASVPPGLETWQPSKNATRNNSSKYASLGVALAILSQTVLLLHCYMRIVKHVQGSVKRVSVLDFHLLQQLPFLHNTGQVPRRSQRHLSSISVLLLCLTFLLATQPLMWVSLLSFFFQPAPRALQLSSWLLLCSLSAFNPLLYTWKNEEFRRCLRLILRGRESTTVAVVAAEASTTLPIVSPPT; encoded by the coding sequence ATGTTCAACACTTCTTCCTTCGGTTCTTCCTGGAGCTCCGGACCCCTACAACTGTTCCTTTGTCGTGAAGATTCCCTGGGAATTAGGCTGCCTTTGTCTCTACTGTATTTGTTGTTGGCTATCTCTGGAACTTTATCCAACTTCATGGTTATTTATATGGTCTTCACTTCCAGAAAGCTGCGTATCACCAGCAATGCTTTCATTGTGAATGGTTGTATCGCtgacttgtgtgtgtgtggcttttgGATgccacaagaagcaatggagggaTTGCTGCCTTCTGGTTCCCCTACAGCTCATTCAGAAAGTTACCGCTTATTCCAGATTAGTCTTGTTGCTCTTGGGCTGTTTGTTTCTTTACTTTCCCACCTCTTGGTGGCCCTCAACCGGTATATGCTCATCACCAAACCACACATCGTATACCAGGCTGTTTATCAGAGGAAGCATACTACTTGGATGATAGGTTTGACCTGGATATTTGCTCTTCTCCTTGCCTCGGTCCCACCAGGATTGGAAACCTGGCAACCGTCTAAAAATGCCACCAGGAATAACAGCTCTAAATATGCAAGTCTAGGAGTAGCCCTTGCTATTCTCAGCCAGACAGTCCTCCTGCTCCATTGCTACATGAGGATTGTGAAGCATGTTCAAGGCAGTGTCAAACGGGTCAGTGTCCTTGACTtccatcttctgcaacagctgcCCTTTCTCCATAATACTGGTCAAGTTCCCCGTCGGTCCCAGCGCCATTTGAGCAGCATCTCTGTGTTGCTCCTGTGTCTGACATTCCTCCTGGCAACCCAACCATTGATGTGGGTAAGCCTCCTGAGCTTTTTCTTTCAACCTGCCCCCCGGGCTCTGCAGTTATCCAGCTGGCTCCTCCTCTGTTCTCTCTCTGCCTTTAACCCACTGCTCTATACTTGGAAGAATGAAGAATTTCGGCGTTGCCTGCGCCTAATACTACGTGGAAGAGAAAGTACAACTGTAGCAGTAGTTGCAGCAGAAGCCTCTACAACTCTTCCAATAGTTTCTCCTCCAACCTGA